From the Mahella australiensis 50-1 BON genome, the window CTAACATCTCTTCCTCTGCACCTTATAGTTATTATATCCGCCCGACAGGTTGTATACCTCTTTAAAACCCATCTGCAGCAATAGATTTTGCGCAGCATTGCCCGTCACGCCCCTGTTGCAGTAGGTCACAACAGGTATATTCTTGTCGAGTTTACCGGCCTCACTGCGAAGGTCCTCCAGCGGTATATTTACAGCGCCTTCGATATGCCCTTTCTCATACATTTCGGGCTCTCTTGTATCTATGATCGTTACAGGCTCCCCGGCCATCTGGCGCTGTATCAGCTGGTCGGGCGTCATAAGAGGGCGCTGACGCTTTAATATACCCTCCAGTATCATACCGGTATACATAACCGGATCCTTTGCAGTGGAAAATGGCGGCGCATATGCCAGATCAAGATGGAATAAATCCTCAGCCTTTGCTCCAAACGTTATGGCCGTCACAAAAACGTCTATGCGCTTGTCCACACCGCGAGGCCCCACTATCTGAGCGCCCAGGATTTTATGCGTCGTTTTATCGGCCACCGCCTTTATAACCATTTCCGCACTGTCTGGGTAATAATCGGCATGATCGTATTTTATATTATGGCACACTACCACGTCGTATCCCTGAGCTTTGGCTTCTTTTTCGGATAAGCCCGTTTGCGCCACAGCCATATCAAATGTCTTGAATATGCCAGTACCCAATATACCTCGAAATTCGAGATCACCGCCGGTCATCTGATCGCCAGCTATGCGCCCCATCTTATTGGCCGTCGAACCAAGCGGACGATACAGAGGTTTGCCGTTTATCACCGAAAATGCCTCGGCGCAATCTCCGGCAGCATATATATCCGGTACATTAGTTTGCATGCGCGTATCGACCGCTATAGCACCGGTAGGACCGAGGGCTATACCGGCTCTTTTAGCCAACTCAACCTCAGGCCTTATGCCTATGGCCATGATGACCATATCGGTTTCAATCTCAATGCCACCGGCAAGGCGCACCGTATCGACCTCCTCATCACCGAGCAGTTCCTCTACCGCATGGCCGAGATACAGCTTCACGCCGTTTCGTTCAAGGTACTGCTGCACATATATGGCCATATCAGGGTCTAGCGGCGTCATCACCTGCGGCGCCATATCGGCCAAATCCACCGCTATGCCTCGGTGAACAAGATTTTCGGCCATCTCCAGCCCGATAAAACCGCCGCCTATTATAACGGCATGCCTCGGCTGTTTTTGTTGAATAAATTCATTTATGGCATCGGCATGAGCCACGTTTCTCAAAGGAAATACGTTGGGCTTGTCTATGCCGGGTATGGGCGGCATGATAGGATGTGCACCGGTGGCTATGAGCAGCTTATCATATCTATCCTCGAATTGTTCTCCTGTGGCCATATTCACTATGCTCAGGGTTTTAGATGCCGTATCTATATCGGCTACCGAATGCCCGGTAAATACGTCGATATTATACCGTTGTTTGAAGAAAGCCTCATCGCGTGGCGTAAGTTTAGCGCGTTCTTTGACGACCCCACCTATGTAATAGGGCAGCCCGCACCCGGAATACGATATATCTCTATCCTTCTCATATATGACTATCTCAGCGCTTTCATCATTGCGCCTCGCTTTAGCTGCAGCCGACGTGCCGGCTGCCACAGAACCTATAACTACTATCCTCATGATTTTTCTCCTCCGTATCTACTTTTTCTTTCCTTCGAAAAACGACAGTATTAACGAGAGCATCGACAGAACTATGGCGGCATATAGCCAGCCGCGATTATTATCCACCGGGCAAACGCCGGCCGGTAGATTTCGATATGCAATATATACCGAAAACAACGCATATACCGCAACCGCCATAGCCAGTATAAAGAATATATTGCTTATAACTCGGACTATATTATGCTTTATCGAGCATCACCCTCTGCTATGCGTAATTATATCACTACGGCGATAATAATTATCAGATACTATTTATTATACAACAATTATGGCCGGGCTACAAGCATCATAAAAAATAATGAATTAAGAAAACCAATCCGATGACATTGAAACATTGGATTTTCGGCGAAATTCACTCGGTGAAAGGCCTGTATATTTTTTAAATAAATAAGAGAAATATTGCCGGCTGTTTATACCCACCATAAGGCATAAATCGGTCAAAGGAATGTCGGTTTTTCGCAGCAATAGCTTTGCCTTATCTATGCGCAATTTGTTGAGATGATCCATAGGAGTATGGCCGATGGTCTGCTTAAATATTTTTTGAAAATATCTCGTGCTTATACTCAAAGCCACGGCTATGTCATCTACCGAAATATCTTCCGAATAATGCCTGCGCATATAATCCAAACTTTTATTAACATATACATTAGCAGGGCTATGATCAGCCGTTTGCCCTGCACAATATATCCGCGATATTTTGAGCATGAGTTCCAATACCATAAGGGCTAAAAGAAGGTTTTTACTTGCATCATCGGACTCCAATTCCCGAATGATATCCCGAACAGTCGCATAAAGTGTCTCGGAATCGCTTAAATGGAAAAATTCATTATCGCTGTTCAAGAGCCCTCTTATCTCCATGGATAACGCCCATAGATCGCTTATAGAGCACGGTACATCATTGCTTGGACAAAATATAAATTCCATATTGGCCACACGGCAGTTTCTACCCCTCTC encodes:
- a CDS encoding FAD-dependent oxidoreductase, coding for MRIVVIGSVAAGTSAAAKARRNDESAEIVIYEKDRDISYSGCGLPYYIGGVVKERAKLTPRDEAFFKQRYNIDVFTGHSVADIDTASKTLSIVNMATGEQFEDRYDKLLIATGAHPIMPPIPGIDKPNVFPLRNVAHADAINEFIQQKQPRHAVIIGGGFIGLEMAENLVHRGIAVDLADMAPQVMTPLDPDMAIYVQQYLERNGVKLYLGHAVEELLGDEEVDTVRLAGGIEIETDMVIMAIGIRPEVELAKRAGIALGPTGAIAVDTRMQTNVPDIYAAGDCAEAFSVINGKPLYRPLGSTANKMGRIAGDQMTGGDLEFRGILGTGIFKTFDMAVAQTGLSEKEAKAQGYDVVVCHNIKYDHADYYPDSAEMVIKAVADKTTHKILGAQIVGPRGVDKRIDVFVTAITFGAKAEDLFHLDLAYAPPFSTAKDPVMYTGMILEGILKRQRPLMTPDQLIQRQMAGEPVTIIDTREPEMYEKGHIEGAVNIPLEDLRSEAGKLDKNIPVVTYCNRGVTGNAAQNLLLQMGFKEVYNLSGGYNNYKVQRKRC
- a CDS encoding AraC family transcriptional regulator — its product is MAAYIHDLYSELLHNIKVAPNFENYYDVEFVQGFDMPMHQHKSIELMYVSKGKCTVSIMEHSMTLSAGEFVLINGGIPHRLYVERGRNCRVANMEFIFCPSNDVPCSISDLWALSMEIRGLLNSDNEFFHLSDSETLYATVRDIIRELESDDASKNLLLALMVLELMLKISRIYCAGQTADHSPANVYVNKSLDYMRRHYSEDISVDDIAVALSISTRYFQKIFKQTIGHTPMDHLNKLRIDKAKLLLRKTDIPLTDLCLMVGINSRQYFSYLFKKYTGLSPSEFRRKSNVSMSSDWFS